The Agarilytica rhodophyticola genome has a window encoding:
- the fabG gene encoding 3-oxoacyl-ACP reductase FabG gives MSNEKVKCAFVSGGSRGIGREIVTKLVAAGYCVTFTYKTSVSEAREVHELHGDAILPIQCDVADRDSIGNAIDQHIQHFGRLDLLINNAGINRDCAFKKMSWEDWTVVVDTNLSSVFNHCQRAMEYLLESEGSIVNIASVSGVIGVPGQVNYAASKSGITGLTRALAKEYASRGVNINVLAPGFIKTDMTDKMPEITRERIIETIPMDRFGSVSEIANIAVFLGSKSCKYMTGQVIPVDGGLST, from the coding sequence ATGTCGAACGAAAAAGTAAAATGTGCTTTTGTTTCAGGTGGAAGCAGAGGTATTGGTAGAGAAATCGTAACCAAGTTAGTTGCAGCAGGTTACTGCGTCACGTTTACCTATAAGACGAGCGTAAGCGAGGCCCGTGAAGTTCATGAGCTTCACGGTGATGCCATTTTACCTATCCAGTGTGATGTAGCAGATCGTGATAGTATTGGTAATGCCATAGACCAGCATATACAGCATTTTGGTCGTTTAGATTTGTTAATTAATAACGCTGGCATCAATCGCGACTGTGCCTTTAAAAAAATGTCCTGGGAAGATTGGACGGTGGTTGTAGATACTAACCTCTCCAGTGTATTTAACCACTGCCAAAGAGCGATGGAGTACTTACTTGAAAGCGAGGGAAGTATTGTCAATATTGCCTCAGTTTCGGGAGTTATTGGTGTTCCAGGCCAAGTTAATTATGCGGCTAGTAAATCTGGTATCACAGGTTTAACTCGAGCTTTGGCGAAGGAATATGCATCACGGGGGGTTAACATAAACGTATTAGCGCCTGGTTTTATCAAAACAGATATGACGGATAAGATGCCAGAAATAACGCGAGAGAGGATAATCGAAACTATACCTATGGACAGATTTGGCTCGGTAAGCGAAATTGCAAATATCGCTGTTTTTCTGGGTTCTAAATCTTGTAAATATATGACCGGTCAGGTTATCCCCGTAGATGGCGGTCTCTCAACTTAA
- a CDS encoding branched-chain amino acid aminotransferase encodes MTKLIPKRFGQSMTEHMIEIEWRAKEGWGDTVLKPYQNISIAPSAQVFHYAQGAFEGVKAYSSEDGKVFVFRAKDHARRFQNSCRRLAIPELPTATFIGALKKLVTADIISVPATEEGSLYLRPFVIATEPSLGFFGRSRNFKFIVIACSSGSYFSETTAINVKVESKYSRAARGGTGSVKAIGNYAGTILSHEVALQENFHQVLWLDAIENQYVEELSSSNIFFVYDDHIKTPALNDSILAGITRDSVMQLAYRDNVRVMECKISISEIITDASNGKLKEAFVTGTTAQITSIKNIVVGKEMIEFGKFDMATRFYRKLSDIHRLRKQAPNEWIEFI; translated from the coding sequence ATGACAAAATTGATTCCGAAAAGATTCGGGCAGTCTATGACTGAACATATGATAGAAATTGAATGGCGGGCGAAGGAAGGGTGGGGCGATACAGTACTAAAACCTTACCAAAATATAAGTATCGCGCCAAGCGCTCAGGTTTTTCACTATGCTCAGGGAGCCTTTGAAGGAGTGAAAGCATATAGCTCTGAAGATGGGAAAGTTTTTGTATTTAGAGCAAAAGATCATGCACGTAGATTTCAGAATTCATGCCGCCGACTAGCGATACCAGAATTACCGACGGCAACTTTTATTGGAGCGTTAAAAAAACTTGTTACAGCAGATATAATTTCGGTACCGGCAACCGAAGAAGGTAGCTTATATTTACGTCCGTTCGTGATTGCCACTGAACCATCCCTTGGGTTTTTTGGGCGATCTCGGAATTTCAAATTTATTGTTATCGCCTGTAGCAGTGGATCGTATTTTTCAGAGACCACGGCTATAAACGTTAAGGTAGAAAGTAAATACAGCAGAGCCGCGAGGGGCGGCACAGGATCGGTAAAAGCGATTGGAAACTATGCCGGGACTATTTTATCTCACGAAGTCGCTCTACAAGAAAATTTCCATCAAGTGTTATGGCTCGATGCAATAGAGAATCAATATGTTGAAGAGCTAAGTTCTAGTAATATTTTCTTTGTATATGATGATCATATCAAAACGCCGGCACTTAATGATTCAATTTTAGCAGGTATCACACGTGATTCTGTAATGCAGTTAGCCTATAGAGATAATGTGCGAGTAATGGAATGCAAGATATCTATCTCGGAAATAATAACTGATGCGAGCAATGGCAAGCTCAAGGAAGCTTTTGTGACCGGTACGACTGCACAGATAACATCAATAAAAAATATTGTAGTTGGAAAGGAGATGATTGAGTTTGGAAAATTCGATATGGCTACTAGATTTTACAGAAAACTATCTGATATTCATCGTTTAAGAAAGCAAGCTCCGAACGAGTGGATAGAGTTTATTTAG
- a CDS encoding fumarylacetoacetate hydrolase family protein has protein sequence MRIASVLYEGDKVPCIIDSDSQLRNVKDIVAEWEAESLCYIANVKERFNNHYKKYPVLNRADCKFLSPVTPRQILCIGLNYKKHAIAADMPLPSEPIISSKSIGAVCGAYDDLLIPDNAKEVDWEVELGVVIGKPTHMLNSPEKSRQAILGYCVANDISDRHWLLKREGEWVKGKSFPSFCPLGPYVVLKDEIDNPQCLAIGCEVNGISRQLSNTSDMQFSVDYIVYYVSQFMQLFPGDVILTGSPEGISLGNNSIDFLKPGDIVKTSINGLGYQQQKCRRYQAP, from the coding sequence ATGAGAATAGCATCAGTTCTCTATGAAGGAGACAAGGTGCCGTGCATCATCGACTCAGATTCGCAGCTCAGGAATGTAAAAGATATCGTGGCTGAATGGGAAGCTGAGTCACTTTGTTATATTGCTAATGTAAAAGAACGATTCAACAACCACTATAAAAAATATCCAGTTTTAAATAGAGCTGATTGTAAATTCCTGTCACCGGTTACGCCAAGACAAATTTTATGTATTGGCTTAAATTATAAAAAGCATGCAATAGCTGCTGATATGCCTTTGCCCAGCGAGCCGATAATTTCAAGTAAATCTATTGGCGCTGTGTGCGGGGCGTATGATGATCTTCTGATACCTGATAATGCAAAAGAGGTTGATTGGGAGGTGGAACTTGGTGTTGTTATTGGGAAGCCTACTCATATGCTTAACTCACCTGAAAAATCGAGACAAGCGATTCTTGGTTATTGTGTTGCTAATGATATTTCAGACCGGCACTGGCTTCTTAAAAGGGAAGGTGAATGGGTTAAGGGAAAGTCATTTCCTAGCTTTTGTCCCTTAGGGCCCTATGTCGTTCTAAAAGATGAAATAGATAATCCTCAGTGTTTAGCTATTGGTTGTGAGGTGAATGGTATAAGCCGCCAATTGAGTAATACCAGTGATATGCAATTTAGCGTTGATTATATTGTTTACTACGTATCACAATTTATGCAGCTTTTTCCTGGTGATGTGATATTAACTGGAAGCCCAGAGGGAATTTCACTTGGTAATAATTCAATTGATTTTTTAAAGCCTGGAGATATCGTTAAAACAAGTATTAATGGTCTCGGCTATCAGCAACAAAAATGTCGTAGGTATCAGGCACCGTAA
- a CDS encoding acyl-CoA thioesterase gives MNKHLFKCPVRWSDMDIYGVVNNVSIMRLLEEARVDFIWGLSSKEGDAFFDRGSVVVSHSIKYLKPLRHKHEPVDILIWVSGISASTVTIAYTIHDEGSICTSAVTTMAPYCYERSKPRSLSDAEEAFFLKYMDEELESAL, from the coding sequence ATGAACAAACATTTATTCAAATGCCCAGTACGTTGGTCTGATATGGATATATATGGTGTTGTTAACAATGTTTCAATCATGCGGTTATTGGAAGAGGCACGAGTAGATTTTATTTGGGGCCTTTCAAGCAAGGAAGGTGATGCATTTTTTGATCGCGGTTCCGTGGTGGTTTCTCACAGTATAAAGTATCTCAAACCTCTGCGACATAAACATGAGCCAGTTGATATCTTAATTTGGGTAAGTGGTATATCAGCGTCCACCGTAACCATTGCTTACACTATTCATGACGAAGGAAGTATATGTACTTCGGCAGTAACAACTATGGCACCTTATTGCTATGAGCGATCTAAGCCAAGATCATTAAGTGATGCAGAAGAAGCATTTTTTTTAAAGTATATGGACGAAGAATTAGAGTCGGCGTTATGA
- a CDS encoding acyl-CoA dehydrogenase: protein MDIQSKDFLKNFIYNNSFEKNHQDLLTLLRNEIFERREGLNLTQSGELSYERSRFIHKEIESPLDVLANPDRLFALAEWAGLLDVSCFSIIMVHYNLTMGTFFDHALKNKGVADFVEELDSLSSFGPYMATELGYGNNVAALKTQAVYDHEEKCFYLNTPDQLSQKYMSYSGFSHIPKIAVVMARLIIKDKDYGVFPFAVRISDLDGLCEGITAIPCPEKPVQGLDNGLTSFNHIKISLNQALFGEIAEINENGEFVAKIKNVRARFLKSMSRIMPGRLCVSSAALGGGKASCYIALKFAQHRLTNAPGGQDTAIINFLPYQREMFINLAKIYAMSALTNNGKSRFLSIDGDIDSELTSQINLTKALVTWEMTDVIISCRERCGAQGIFSVNRITEYISLLQGLVTAEGDNQVLIATVAAQLVNMEYTPGSQVYDNGDKYDSFTPESITGLIALREKNLIKEISEHRLSFNGTFFDEWNSISNDAIHLSKLWGYRVAIETMINWKSESVESQNLIKALANLFGLYVIQKDIGWYIDSGKLSKNLLMSINKQMDGLCSELLPKVDEIIEAFGYDEDLFKSPICYPEYQRVFTDFAKSSRTKLLEESL from the coding sequence ATGGACATACAATCAAAAGATTTTTTAAAGAATTTTATATACAACAACAGCTTCGAAAAAAATCACCAAGATCTGCTTACATTACTTCGAAATGAAATATTTGAAAGAAGAGAAGGGCTTAATCTTACTCAATCAGGTGAGTTATCTTATGAGAGAAGCCGTTTTATTCATAAAGAAATAGAATCCCCCTTAGATGTTTTAGCGAATCCAGATCGACTTTTCGCTTTGGCAGAATGGGCCGGTCTTTTGGATGTATCATGCTTTTCTATTATTATGGTTCACTATAATTTGACAATGGGCACTTTCTTTGATCACGCACTCAAAAATAAAGGGGTGGCAGATTTCGTTGAAGAGCTTGACAGTTTATCCTCCTTCGGGCCTTATATGGCTACAGAACTTGGATATGGTAACAATGTTGCTGCCCTTAAAACACAGGCAGTTTATGATCACGAGGAAAAGTGTTTTTATCTTAATACTCCTGATCAGCTTTCACAAAAATATATGTCCTATAGTGGCTTTAGTCATATACCTAAAATCGCTGTTGTGATGGCCCGATTAATTATTAAGGATAAAGATTATGGCGTTTTCCCGTTTGCAGTTCGCATATCAGATCTCGATGGGCTATGTGAAGGTATAACGGCGATACCGTGTCCTGAAAAACCTGTTCAAGGCTTGGATAATGGTTTAACGAGTTTTAATCATATAAAAATTAGTTTGAATCAAGCACTTTTTGGAGAAATCGCTGAAATCAATGAGAATGGAGAATTTGTTGCGAAAATTAAAAATGTCAGAGCTAGGTTCTTAAAGTCAATGTCGAGGATTATGCCGGGGCGTTTATGTGTATCAAGTGCTGCGCTGGGTGGGGGTAAAGCGAGTTGCTACATCGCGCTTAAATTTGCTCAACACCGGCTTACCAATGCTCCCGGTGGGCAGGATACGGCAATCATAAATTTCTTGCCATACCAGCGTGAAATGTTTATTAACCTTGCTAAGATATATGCAATGTCGGCCTTAACCAATAATGGGAAAAGTCGGTTCTTAAGTATTGATGGTGACATTGATTCAGAATTGACCAGCCAGATTAATTTGACTAAGGCCTTAGTAACATGGGAAATGACCGACGTGATTATAAGCTGTCGCGAACGCTGTGGTGCTCAGGGTATATTTAGCGTCAACAGAATTACTGAGTATATTTCATTGTTACAAGGCTTGGTTACTGCTGAGGGAGATAACCAAGTACTGATCGCGACTGTAGCGGCTCAATTGGTAAATATGGAATACACTCCTGGATCGCAAGTTTACGATAATGGTGATAAGTACGACTCTTTTACACCCGAGTCTATCACCGGGCTAATTGCTTTAAGAGAAAAAAATTTAATTAAAGAGATTTCTGAACATAGACTTTCCTTTAATGGTACTTTCTTTGATGAGTGGAATTCGATTTCCAACGATGCTATTCATCTGTCAAAATTATGGGGATATCGAGTCGCTATCGAAACAATGATTAACTGGAAAAGTGAATCTGTCGAATCCCAAAACCTCATAAAGGCTCTTGCGAATCTCTTTGGGTTATACGTTATTCAGAAAGACATTGGGTGGTATATTGATAGCGGCAAGTTATCTAAGAATTTATTAATGTCAATAAATAAGCAGATGGATGGATTATGCTCTGAACTATTACCGAAAGTAGACGAGATCATAGAAGCATTCGGTTATGACGAGGACTTATTTAAATCTCCTATTTGCTATCCAGAATATCAAAGAGTATTTACCGATTTTGCAAAATCTTCTCGAACTAAATTACTTGAGGAGAGCTTATGA
- a CDS encoding beta-ketoacyl-[acyl-carrier-protein] synthase family protein, giving the protein MNGNQVAITGLGIITPAGNNLKENWKTVLAGKTQANFDPILDNCPVNISCRVKGFDALDTKISKPWFWDNYAKFAQIATLEALDNAGLDSDSWTDPTRVAVLIGSGAGGTETLEEQHQAMLEGGADDLSPLTLPMGLLNMAAGQVAIEIKAYGPCFSPCSACASGATAIGLGKYLINNGIADVVIAGGAEAAVTPFYVSSFARMKTLSPNPDPTIASRPFDCDRDGFVIGEGAGIFVLESLEHAKRRDADIKGYLQGYGFSADAYHVTTPHPEGKGANTAMLAALKDACCSASDVGYVNAHGTSTIGNDVTESQAIKKIFGDNISVSSTKGVTGHLLGAGGAIEAIYTLLAIRDNTLPVTANLKKLDSNISLDVISGESREKAIKLGLSNSFGFGGQNASLLFSC; this is encoded by the coding sequence GTGAATGGTAATCAAGTTGCCATTACAGGTTTAGGGATTATTACTCCCGCGGGCAATAATCTTAAAGAAAACTGGAAAACGGTATTGGCTGGAAAAACTCAGGCAAATTTCGACCCTATCTTGGATAATTGTCCCGTAAATATTTCGTGCCGTGTAAAAGGTTTTGATGCACTAGATACCAAAATTAGTAAACCTTGGTTTTGGGATAACTATGCCAAGTTTGCTCAAATAGCAACTCTCGAAGCGCTTGACAATGCAGGCTTAGATTCGGACTCCTGGACTGATCCTACCCGTGTTGCAGTTCTTATCGGTTCAGGTGCTGGTGGGACAGAAACTCTTGAGGAACAGCATCAGGCTATGCTCGAAGGTGGTGCCGATGATCTTTCGCCTCTTACGCTGCCAATGGGGTTATTGAATATGGCAGCCGGACAAGTCGCCATCGAAATTAAAGCTTATGGCCCATGTTTTTCACCTTGTAGTGCGTGTGCATCGGGTGCTACTGCTATAGGTTTAGGAAAGTACTTAATTAACAATGGAATCGCTGATGTGGTGATCGCCGGAGGCGCTGAGGCAGCAGTAACGCCATTTTACGTATCTTCCTTTGCGAGGATGAAAACTTTAAGTCCAAATCCTGATCCAACTATTGCGTCAAGACCTTTTGATTGTGATCGAGATGGTTTTGTCATTGGAGAAGGCGCAGGTATCTTCGTCCTTGAATCACTAGAACATGCAAAAAGAAGAGACGCAGATATAAAAGGGTACCTACAAGGCTATGGCTTTTCAGCTGATGCTTATCATGTAACAACGCCACACCCTGAAGGAAAAGGAGCAAATACAGCCATGCTAGCGGCACTAAAGGACGCTTGTTGCAGTGCTTCAGACGTGGGATACGTTAATGCCCATGGGACATCAACGATAGGAAACGATGTCACTGAAAGTCAAGCAATAAAAAAAATCTTTGGTGATAATATTTCGGTAAGTTCCACAAAAGGAGTTACCGGGCATTTACTGGGCGCTGGCGGAGCAATAGAAGCAATCTATACCTTGCTTGCCATACGGGATAATACACTACCGGTAACCGCAAACCTTAAAAAACTAGACAGTAATATTAGTCTTGATGTTATAAGTGGAGAGTCAAGAGAGAAAGCAATTAAGCTCGGTTTGAGTAATTCTTTCGGGTTTGGTGGCCAGAACGCGTCGCTCCTATTTTCATGTTAA
- a CDS encoding acyl carrier protein, which translates to MFSLDDLKEIIKARFKMDLSAVSDNETLEAIGFDSLSQLDLAQAIKKKYGIRITDNDMESISTLKDIVLFVSGKLS; encoded by the coding sequence ATGTTTTCACTAGACGATTTGAAAGAAATTATTAAGGCGCGATTTAAGATGGATCTTAGTGCTGTAAGTGACAATGAAACACTAGAAGCTATCGGTTTTGATTCGCTCTCTCAGCTTGATCTAGCTCAAGCAATAAAGAAGAAATACGGAATAAGGATTACTGATAATGATATGGAATCTATTTCTACTTTAAAAGATATCGTTTTATTTGTTAGTGGTAAGTTGTCGTGA
- a CDS encoding beta-ketoacyl-ACP synthase III produces MIAVVRGIGACVPPKVVTNEHIAGVLDVDTQWIFQRTGIKSRRVVDGDISTLDLAVKAGARAIESSALHSIDLVLVATTSPERLCPAVAPEVANTLGLRGVAAYDISAACSGFVYGLATAKSYIECGIAETILLIGSEAFTKFVNTTDPDTYPIFGDGAGALVIQKGDTGEPGAIGGFDLGSDGALSDALCTPAGGARQRVRDSAGKCAQPADYYLSMEGGTVYENAVARMADSAAAALEKNKMDITKINWMIGHQANIRILQTVAYTLNFPEEKIASNIIDHGNTLAASIPLLLNDYTQRGLLKPGDNLLVSAFGAGFSWGSTVISWPALSSLPKEWD; encoded by the coding sequence ATGATAGCGGTGGTGCGGGGAATTGGGGCATGTGTCCCACCAAAAGTTGTAACTAATGAGCATATCGCAGGTGTATTAGATGTAGATACTCAGTGGATTTTTCAAAGAACAGGAATAAAAAGTAGGAGGGTGGTGGATGGAGATATATCAACTTTAGATCTGGCTGTTAAGGCAGGAGCTAGAGCTATTGAATCATCTGCCTTACATTCCATTGACTTGGTGTTGGTCGCAACTACTTCCCCTGAAAGGCTATGTCCAGCGGTTGCGCCGGAAGTCGCAAATACCCTGGGCCTAAGAGGTGTTGCAGCATATGATATTTCAGCGGCATGCTCAGGATTTGTATATGGATTGGCGACAGCAAAAAGTTATATCGAGTGCGGCATCGCTGAAACAATATTACTTATTGGTTCAGAAGCGTTTACTAAGTTTGTAAATACCACTGATCCTGATACCTATCCGATTTTTGGTGATGGCGCCGGTGCTTTGGTTATTCAGAAAGGAGATACGGGTGAACCCGGAGCCATAGGAGGCTTTGATTTGGGATCAGACGGTGCTTTAAGTGACGCTTTGTGTACGCCCGCTGGCGGAGCGAGGCAGCGAGTAAGAGATAGCGCAGGAAAGTGTGCTCAGCCTGCAGATTATTATCTCAGTATGGAAGGTGGGACGGTCTATGAAAATGCTGTAGCACGTATGGCTGATTCAGCGGCTGCGGCTTTAGAAAAAAACAAAATGGATATAACTAAAATTAATTGGATGATCGGGCACCAGGCGAATATTCGAATATTACAGACAGTCGCTTATACATTAAATTTTCCAGAGGAAAAAATCGCGAGCAACATTATCGATCATGGTAATACATTAGCAGCATCGATACCGTTACTATTAAATGACTATACACAACGTGGATTATTAAAGCCCGGTGATAATTTGCTTGTTAGTGCTTTTGGAGCAGGTTTCTCATGGGGATCAACTGTAATTAGTTGGCCCGCTTTGAGTTCTCTGCCAAAGGAATGGGATTAA
- a CDS encoding phosphopantetheine-binding protein, whose amino-acid sequence MNKDKIFVMVKETIKNVVPKFEDVDINVTDSLKEIGLNSIERMEVTILLMEELEIDIPRIELLGPKNIQELIELLEKKKALMGSTA is encoded by the coding sequence ATGAATAAAGACAAAATATTTGTGATGGTTAAGGAAACAATTAAAAACGTTGTACCAAAATTCGAAGATGTAGATATTAATGTAACGGATAGTCTAAAAGAAATTGGTCTGAATTCCATTGAACGAATGGAGGTTACTATATTACTGATGGAGGAACTTGAGATCGATATCCCTCGGATAGAATTACTTGGCCCCAAAAATATTCAAGAGTTGATTGAGTTATTAGAGAAAAAGAAGGCGCTAATGGGCAGTACGGCGTAA
- the fabD gene encoding ACP S-malonyltransferase has protein sequence MKAYLFPGQGSQFDGMGEDLFDDFSHYTNIASEVLGYCIKSLCIEGGEKLNKTEFTQPAVFVVNALSYMRHIQINGMQANYFSGHSLGEFNALYAAGAMSFTEALKIVKRRGELMSEVTQGAMAAVINLGEQDILSCLFDHGLDSIDIANYNSPKQIVISGLVEQINLAMKPLEKRGAYFVPLKTSGAFHSRFMLNPKEVFYQYLREFEFSELSVPVISNKEAMPYSVDSLKITLAEQMTSPVKWTQSIEYMLDRGVNEFLEMGCREILSKFVNDIRGDHLKLHPIGEEKVLL, from the coding sequence ATGAAAGCATACTTGTTTCCTGGTCAGGGTTCTCAATTTGACGGCATGGGAGAAGATCTATTTGACGACTTTTCTCATTATACAAATATTGCAAGTGAAGTTTTGGGATATTGTATTAAGTCTCTTTGTATAGAAGGAGGAGAGAAGCTTAATAAAACTGAATTTACTCAGCCTGCAGTATTTGTTGTAAATGCATTGTCTTACATGAGACATATACAAATCAATGGTATGCAAGCCAACTACTTTTCTGGTCACAGCCTTGGTGAGTTTAACGCTCTTTACGCCGCAGGTGCGATGAGTTTTACCGAAGCTCTAAAAATAGTTAAAAGGCGAGGCGAATTAATGTCCGAGGTAACTCAAGGAGCAATGGCCGCTGTAATTAACCTTGGAGAACAGGATATACTAAGTTGTCTATTTGACCACGGACTAGATTCTATTGATATTGCGAACTACAACTCACCTAAACAAATTGTGATATCTGGATTAGTTGAACAAATTAATCTTGCTATGAAACCTTTAGAAAAAAGAGGTGCTTATTTTGTACCACTAAAAACTAGTGGTGCATTTCATTCACGTTTCATGCTAAATCCGAAAGAAGTATTTTATCAGTATCTACGAGAATTTGAATTTTCAGAGTTATCGGTTCCCGTAATTTCGAACAAAGAAGCAATGCCTTATAGTGTAGATTCTTTGAAAATAACTTTGGCTGAACAAATGACTAGCCCTGTTAAATGGACACAATCAATTGAATACATGCTTGATAGAGGTGTAAATGAGTTTTTGGAGATGGGCTGCCGTGAAATACTTAGTAAATTTGTAAATGATATCCGTGGAGATCATCTGAAATTACACCCTATAGGTGAAGAAAAGGTGTTGTTGTAA